The following proteins are encoded in a genomic region of Magnolia sinica isolate HGM2019 chromosome 1, MsV1, whole genome shotgun sequence:
- the LOC131246207 gene encoding uncharacterized protein LOC131246207, which translates to MMKEWFKDYRSKLHRQCKRCVSHEEAIQSAPLHVTDEDWRILCNRFSSDSFQRDSVTGQELGPVDFYKGIHCQQATGSWVHPRASEIWEEMDTLRNQPTPDGTQWSEPEILSQVLGTCSGYVHGFGHGAKLMSPARATSSRSIIVGDSAVRQADTTEREVQPLWVIVDDIKYRLDR; encoded by the exons atgatgaaggagtggttcaaggattaCCGCAGTAAGTTACACCGGCAATGCAAGAGGTGCGTGAGCCACGAGGAGGCCATACAGTCCGCACCGCTGCACGTGACCGATgaggactggcggatactctgtAATAGGTTTTCatctgattcttttcag cgagattccgtcactggccaggagctcggaccagtagacttctacaaagGGATTCACTGTCAacaggcgacgggatcttgggtacatcctagagccagcgagatttgg gaggagatggacaccttacgcaatcagcccactcccgatggtactcagtggagtgagccagagatcttgagtcaggtgcttggcacCTGTTCTGGATATGTACATgggtttggccatggtgccaagctcatgtcACCCGCTAGAGCTACCTCCAGCCGATCCATCATCGTTGGCGATAGCGCCGTACGCCAAGCTGATACcacagagagagaggttcaaccGCTATGGGTTATcgttgatgacatcaaatatcGGCTAGATaggtag